Proteins encoded together in one Acetonema longum DSM 6540 window:
- a CDS encoding FecCD family ABC transporter permease, producing the protein MRVTNLTGYGILLTSPLLVLSCIILSIYFGAKSIDIAVIQAAILQFDPGNLDHQIIVSSRLPRIAGTLLIGGALAVSGALMQGITRNYLASPGIMGISDGSILAVTLNMILLPQASDLELMIMSFAGSALGAGVVYGLGAMLPGGLSPLRLAVLGAITGTFLSSLAAALAVYFQISQDISFWYNARLHQLRPELVELALPFIIAGLMIALWLSKSVTILSLGEEVAISLGQRTRVVKIAAAGAVMLLTGSAVALAGKIAFVGLIVPHIVRYLAGADYKWIISCSGVLGAVFLAVSDILSRFLNFPFETPVGVITSLVGVPFFLYLARKKGDRNYA; encoded by the coding sequence ATGCGTGTAACCAACTTGACGGGATATGGGATTTTGCTGACTTCACCGTTGCTGGTGCTTTCCTGCATTATCCTGTCCATCTATTTCGGCGCCAAGTCCATTGATATAGCCGTTATTCAGGCAGCCATCCTGCAATTTGATCCGGGTAACCTGGACCATCAGATTATTGTCAGTTCGCGTCTGCCCCGCATAGCGGGAACCCTGCTGATCGGCGGGGCCCTGGCGGTCTCGGGAGCGCTGATGCAGGGAATCACCAGAAATTATCTGGCTTCCCCCGGCATTATGGGCATCAGTGACGGTTCGATTTTGGCGGTTACTCTGAATATGATCCTGCTGCCTCAGGCCTCCGATCTGGAGCTCATGATAATGTCCTTCGCCGGATCGGCGTTGGGCGCAGGCGTGGTTTACGGCCTGGGGGCCATGCTGCCGGGAGGGCTGTCGCCTTTAAGGCTGGCTGTATTGGGAGCAATCACCGGAACCTTTTTAAGCAGTTTGGCTGCTGCCTTGGCGGTTTATTTCCAAATATCCCAGGATATCAGCTTTTGGTATAATGCCCGGCTGCACCAGCTCCGGCCGGAGCTGGTGGAACTGGCGCTGCCGTTTATCATCGCAGGATTGATGATTGCCCTGTGGCTTTCTAAGTCTGTTACCATTCTCTCTCTGGGAGAGGAAGTGGCAATCAGCCTGGGGCAGCGTACAAGGGTCGTAAAGATTGCCGCCGCCGGGGCTGTGATGCTGCTGACTGGCAGCGCTGTGGCTCTGGCGGGAAAAATTGCCTTTGTGGGGCTGATTGTACCGCATATTGTACGCTACCTGGCAGGGGCTGACTATAAATGGATTATTTCCTGCTCTGGAGTTTTGGGAGCGGTTTTTCTGGCCGTTTCCGATATACTCAGCCGGTTTTTGAACTTTCCTTTTGAAACGCCGGTCGGAGTTATCACCTCACTGGTCGGCGTGCCGTTTTTCCTTTACCTGGCGAGAAAAAAGGGAGACCGGAATTATGCATAG
- a CDS encoding FecCD family ABC transporter permease, with the protein MHRQSTSRFTGTMITGILLVAATVCLSLSYGIFELTLVDLGKIFLGLETVREHEVLIYDFRLPRIVIAALVGAGLAIAGAVLQGISRNGLADPGLLGINAGAGLAIVIFMFFYQGKLMGTDWRAILAMPFFGLAGGLGAVALIYLFGWKNGRMDPQRFLLTGVALGSGFGALSLYITLKMNPADFHSATVWGLGSLLHANWDYIFSMLPWFLLLCPVIFLKGPILDLFGLDEGNVRSLGVAVEKEQIILLVCSAGLVSACVSVAGSISFVGLIVPHIVKQLVGIRHDRVIPACAVGGMLLVLAADFIARNLFAPVEIAVGVIISLIGIPYFIYLLFQAKHQR; encoded by the coding sequence ATGCATAGGCAAAGTACAAGCCGCTTTACCGGCACCATGATCACAGGTATCCTCTTAGTGGCGGCTACTGTCTGCCTGAGCCTGAGTTATGGCATCTTTGAACTGACCCTTGTGGACCTGGGGAAGATTTTTCTGGGACTGGAGACCGTCCGGGAACATGAAGTGCTCATTTATGATTTTCGCTTGCCCCGGATCGTCATTGCGGCATTGGTAGGGGCGGGCTTAGCCATAGCCGGCGCCGTGCTTCAGGGGATTTCCCGCAACGGCCTGGCTGATCCCGGTCTGCTGGGGATCAATGCCGGAGCCGGATTGGCGATTGTCATCTTTATGTTCTTTTATCAGGGGAAGCTGATGGGAACTGATTGGAGGGCTATCCTGGCCATGCCTTTTTTCGGGCTGGCCGGAGGACTGGGGGCCGTAGCCTTAATTTATCTGTTTGGCTGGAAAAACGGCCGTATGGATCCCCAGCGTTTTTTACTGACAGGTGTTGCCCTGGGTTCGGGGTTTGGAGCCCTTTCCCTGTACATTACCTTGAAAATGAATCCCGCTGATTTTCACAGTGCTACGGTCTGGGGGCTGGGCAGCCTGCTTCACGCCAACTGGGACTATATATTTTCCATGCTGCCCTGGTTTTTGCTGCTGTGTCCGGTGATTTTCCTGAAAGGACCTATCCTGGACCTGTTCGGCCTGGATGAGGGCAATGTCAGGAGCCTGGGGGTGGCTGTGGAGAAAGAGCAAATTATTTTGCTCGTATGCAGCGCCGGTTTGGTCAGCGCCTGTGTGTCCGTGGCAGGGAGCATTAGTTTTGTCGGGCTGATTGTACCTCATATCGTCAAACAATTGGTGGGCATCCGGCATGATCGGGTCATCCCCGCCTGCGCCGTTGGCGGTATGCTGCTGGTTCTGGCCGCTGACTTTATTGCCAGAAATCTGTTTGCTCCGGTGGAAATCGCAGTGGGAGTTATTATATCCCTGATTGGGATCCCTTATTTTATCTATCTGTTATTTCAGGCTAAACACCAGCGTTAG